The Tenuifilum thalassicum genome includes the window TGTGCGATAAGTATTTATCCATCAACAAAGATATTAGCGATAGCTGCAAGGAAGAAATTCTAAATGCAATTACGCTGCACGATGATAAATCGGTTAAGAATCGCTCTGTCAAATCGCCTTATGAAATGCTAAACCTTGAGCTGCTGGTTTCAACTGCCGATGATCTTGATGCTTTAGGATATATAGGAGTTTTTAGATATATTGAGATCTACCTCAAGAGAGGAATCCCAATGGAAGAGATGCCACGTAAAGTAATAGTCAATTTACGGAATAGGTTCACCAACTTTTTAAACGCATACTCATCACTTGCCAAATATTCAATTCGTCAAAAAAAGCGATATAAAGATACGATGGACTTTTTCACTAAACTTGATGGTGAAATTTCACAAGACAAAAAATCACCAGACAGTGCATATGCAGTAGTTCAAATCTTAAACGAGCAACTCATAGAGCAATCAAAATCAATTGAAACAACTATTGATTTTGCGCAAGATTCGTTAACGGCTAGCTACCCGCTTACTTTTTTCAAATGCTTACAAGGAGAACTTGAGGTAACAAAGGCACTTTTATATTAAAAAGCAATCAATTACTTCACAAAAAAATCAAGTATTAGCCTTTCACCCAGATAGGCTTGTAACCTATCGCCAACTTTAACTGGCCCAACGCCACTTGGGGTACCCGTAAAAAGCAGATCGCCTGTTCTAAAGGTAACAAATTTCGAAACGTGTTCAATTAGCTCATCGTAACCATATATCATATCAGCAGTATTGCCATGTTGAACCATCTCGCCATTCTTTTTAAGATAAAAATCCAAGCTGTTTAAATCGCCTAAATCCTCTTTGGGAATAAAGGGTCCAATAGGGGCTGAATAATCAAAAGCCTTAGCCATCTCCCAAGGCAATCCTTTTTGTTTACACTCCTGTTGCAAATCGCGGGCTGTAAAATCGATACCCAAGGTTATAGCATCGTAATATCTGTGAGCAAATTTTTTATTAATGCTTCGGCCCAATCTGTTTATTCTTAAAACAACCTCTAGCTCGTAGTGCAGGTCGTTTGTAAAATCGGGATAAAAGAATGGTTGATTATTACGTAGCAAACAGTTGTCGGGCTTAATAAAAAAAACTGGTTTTTCAGGAACCTCATTATTCAACTCTTTTGCATGTTCCCTATAATTTCGACCTATACAAATAATCTTCATCTTAAATCAATTTTTTCTACCCTAAACATTCAAATGTAGCTAAAAGAGTTGGATTATCAGTTTTTGCAGTAACTAAAAATGGTTTTACCTTTGCAAGTCTAAACAAACGCAAATGACAGAAACAGATTCCATATTATCACGAAAAAAAATTCTTTTTATTATCAATCCCATATCTGGAACAAGGGGAAAGGAAAATATTTTACACTTAATAAACACAAACGTTGATCTGGATATTTTTGAGCCAGAAATACTCTTTACTAGAAAAAAAGGCGATGCAATTCAAATAATAAAAGAAAAGCGAGAAGAGGGATTTAAATATTTTGTTGCGGTTGGTGGGGATGGAACAGTTAACGAGGTAGGCAGTGCAGTTGTTGACACCGACTGCGTGATGGGCATCATTCCCTTAGGTTCTGGTAATGGTTTAGCCAG containing:
- a CDS encoding HD domain-containing protein produces the protein MEELLNQIHAVEQKHISRIIDHLSKLYENVSLPSHDLNHHIRVWLHCRGLLIELHKAGLEITSQTIENSLISSLFHDTGLTRTLDEKHGAEGAKLCDKYLSINKDISDSCKEEILNAITLHDDKSVKNRSVKSPYEMLNLELLVSTADDLDALGYIGVFRYIEIYLKRGIPMEEMPRKVIVNLRNRFTNFLNAYSSLAKYSIRQKKRYKDTMDFFTKLDGEISQDKKSPDSAYAVVQILNEQLIEQSKSIETTIDFAQDSLTASYPLTFFKCLQGELEVTKALLY
- a CDS encoding fumarylacetoacetate hydrolase family protein; amino-acid sequence: MKIICIGRNYREHAKELNNEVPEKPVFFIKPDNCLLRNNQPFFYPDFTNDLHYELEVVLRINRLGRSINKKFAHRYYDAITLGIDFTARDLQQECKQKGLPWEMAKAFDYSAPIGPFIPKEDLGDLNSLDFYLKKNGEMVQHGNTADMIYGYDELIEHVSKFVTFRTGDLLFTGTPSGVGPVKVGDRLQAYLGERLILDFFVK